A single window of Sphingobacterium sp. ML3W DNA harbors:
- the lnt gene encoding apolipoprotein N-acyltransferase, which yields MRNQYLLALLSAFLLWLGWPPVPYSSPILLIAFLPLLIAIENIIRSDSFTKKGKKVFLTAGLTAVIWNTASIYWVYNSISAVMPWYIAIFISLIPFLLGALLMAIAFRLYYQMRKKVSIGFSLFGLLAFWISYEFLHQSWDLAFPWMTLGNGFANFHQLIQWYEFTGVYGGSIWIWLSNILVFLLYLNKKKMNVLIRPRLVKVMLVLLLAVPTIYSIVRYSTYEEHINPSQIVTVQPNIDPFGKFGYINPEEQLQTLMQLSRSVAKSNTEFFIWPETALSQRGDFDEEDFRNSNTYHTVIDFLNDYKNGNVLSGIESYRLYNDKRTLTAREIAPNVYKDNFNAATLIDVSSKLQFYHKSKLVPGVEQMPFGTAINFLKPLFSAFGGTTGGYGKQDKPSVFYSQSGIGAAPVICYESIWGSYVAQYVAQGAQFIAIITNDGWWGNTSGKDQHLDYAKLRAIENRRWVARSANTGISGFINQRGDIVQKSTWWEPAALTQEINLNEEITLYTRTGDLLAYACLLFALLAIVTFFRKNQKRVNSVK from the coding sequence GTGAGAAATCAATATTTACTGGCACTTTTAAGTGCCTTTTTATTATGGTTAGGATGGCCTCCTGTGCCCTATAGTAGTCCTATTTTATTAATCGCATTTCTTCCTTTATTAATCGCCATTGAAAATATCATTCGAAGCGATTCTTTTACAAAAAAGGGAAAGAAGGTATTTCTGACTGCTGGACTTACGGCAGTGATCTGGAACACCGCATCTATCTATTGGGTCTACAACTCCATCTCGGCAGTAATGCCTTGGTATATCGCAATTTTCATTTCACTCATACCCTTCTTATTGGGAGCATTGTTAATGGCAATTGCATTTCGCCTATACTACCAGATGCGTAAAAAAGTATCTATTGGGTTTTCTTTATTCGGATTATTGGCATTTTGGATATCATACGAGTTTTTACATCAATCTTGGGATTTAGCATTTCCTTGGATGACGCTAGGCAATGGTTTTGCTAATTTTCATCAATTGATCCAATGGTACGAATTTACGGGTGTTTATGGTGGAAGTATCTGGATATGGTTGAGTAACATATTGGTTTTCTTACTTTATTTAAACAAGAAGAAAATGAATGTATTGATTAGACCGCGTTTGGTGAAGGTCATGCTTGTTCTACTATTGGCAGTCCCAACAATTTATTCTATTGTACGTTACAGCACTTATGAAGAACATATCAATCCTTCTCAAATCGTTACGGTACAACCTAATATTGATCCTTTTGGAAAGTTCGGCTATATCAACCCTGAGGAGCAGCTGCAAACTTTAATGCAATTGTCACGTTCTGTTGCGAAATCGAATACCGAGTTTTTTATCTGGCCAGAAACGGCCTTATCACAAAGAGGTGATTTTGATGAAGAAGATTTTAGAAATTCAAATACGTATCATACCGTTATCGATTTTTTAAATGACTATAAAAATGGAAATGTGCTTTCTGGTATTGAAAGCTATCGACTGTATAACGATAAACGAACGCTTACGGCAAGAGAAATTGCACCAAATGTTTATAAAGACAATTTCAATGCTGCAACACTAATTGACGTATCGTCCAAATTACAGTTTTATCATAAATCAAAATTAGTCCCTGGAGTAGAACAAATGCCGTTTGGTACGGCTATCAACTTCCTTAAACCCTTATTTAGTGCTTTTGGGGGTACTACAGGTGGTTATGGTAAACAGGATAAACCCTCTGTATTCTATTCACAAAGTGGTATAGGAGCAGCACCGGTCATTTGTTATGAATCGATTTGGGGAAGCTATGTAGCACAATATGTGGCGCAAGGCGCTCAATTTATTGCGATCATAACCAATGATGGTTGGTGGGGGAATACTTCTGGAAAAGACCAACATTTGGATTATGCCAAATTAAGGGCTATCGAAAATCGTAGATGGGTAGCGCGCTCGGCTAATACAGGTATCTCCGGCTTTATCAACCAACGTGGTGATATCGTTCAAAAATCGACATGGTGGGAACCAGCAGCGTTAACCCAAGAGATTAATCTCAACGAAGAAATAACACTGTATACTAGAACTGGAGATCTATTGGCATACGCGTGTCTTTTATTCGCCTTACTTGCTATCGTTACTTTTTTCAGAAAAAATCAAAAAAGAGTCAATTCTGTTAAATAA
- a CDS encoding PH domain-containing protein, protein MNFELFAIDGQDIKIVERLLVKLQDMMTDGERIDYIAVQKKPAVTILPDSITISNKRIFLCEFTKLGLATDFEIFSWKDIKDIAFKEEIFGSKVTVIPFTGENLSIDYIPKVQARKLYQLIKGALENSKLNEIAPPPSQVAPTFEIQRPIEVEITNTYIEPVVEDVKEIAQPPIAEIIIPKIEEEDDEMTLKLRKLKNLFDKQLITQAEYENKKNEILSQI, encoded by the coding sequence ATGAACTTTGAACTATTTGCCATCGATGGCCAAGATATAAAAATCGTAGAAAGGTTACTCGTCAAATTACAAGATATGATGACTGATGGGGAACGTATCGATTATATTGCAGTACAAAAAAAACCCGCTGTAACCATCCTACCGGATAGTATTACCATCAGTAATAAGCGCATCTTCTTGTGCGAATTCACAAAGTTGGGTCTTGCTACAGATTTCGAAATATTCAGTTGGAAAGATATTAAGGATATTGCTTTTAAAGAGGAAATATTTGGGTCGAAAGTAACCGTAATCCCCTTTACTGGTGAAAATTTAAGTATCGACTACATTCCTAAAGTTCAAGCTCGAAAACTGTATCAATTGATTAAAGGTGCATTGGAGAATTCCAAGTTAAATGAAATCGCTCCCCCTCCTAGTCAAGTAGCACCAACATTTGAGATCCAGAGACCTATAGAGGTGGAAATCACTAATACTTATATAGAACCTGTTGTAGAAGATGTTAAAGAAATCGCACAACCACCTATTGCGGAAATAATTATTCCAAAAATAGAGGAAGAAGATGATGAAATGACACTCAAATTAAGGAAATTGAAAAACTTATTTGACAAACAACTGATTACGCAAGCTGAATACGAAAACAAGAAAAACGAAATCTTATCTCAAATCTAA
- the rsmI gene encoding 16S rRNA (cytidine(1402)-2'-O)-methyltransferase: protein MLYLVPTPIGNLEDMTFRAIRVLKEADVILAEDTRTSAPLLKHFGIEKKVFAHHQHNEHKAISEIIRFLKEGQNIALISDAGTPAISDPGFLLVREAIKEGLEVQCLPGATAFVPALVNSGLPNDRFCFEGFLPVKKGRQTRMKFLAEEKRTMIFYESPHRILKTIDEFIQVFGAERQASISRELSKLYEENVRGTLTDLKLHFENNPIKGEFVFCVGGLE, encoded by the coding sequence ATGCTTTATTTAGTTCCTACGCCAATTGGCAATTTAGAAGACATGACTTTTCGCGCTATACGTGTGTTAAAAGAAGCAGATGTTATTCTTGCTGAGGATACACGCACAAGTGCGCCCCTTTTAAAACATTTTGGAATCGAGAAAAAAGTGTTCGCGCATCATCAGCACAATGAACATAAAGCGATTTCCGAGATCATTAGATTTCTAAAGGAGGGCCAAAATATTGCTTTGATTTCCGATGCAGGTACACCAGCTATTTCTGACCCCGGTTTTTTATTGGTCCGAGAGGCCATCAAAGAAGGTCTTGAGGTACAATGTCTACCTGGAGCCACGGCTTTTGTTCCCGCTTTGGTTAATTCAGGGCTGCCAAACGATCGTTTTTGCTTCGAAGGTTTTCTTCCCGTTAAAAAAGGTCGCCAGACACGCATGAAGTTCCTAGCTGAAGAAAAAAGAACCATGATTTTTTATGAGTCACCGCATCGTATCCTAAAAACAATAGATGAATTTATTCAAGTCTTTGGTGCAGAGCGACAAGCTTCTATTTCCAGAGAATTGAGCAAGTTATATGAAGAAAATGTGCGCGGAACATTGACTGATTTAAAATTACATTTTGAAAACAATCCTATTAAAGGAGAATTTGTATTTTGTGTGGGAGGTTTAGAATAG
- the mgrA gene encoding L-glyceraldehyde 3-phosphate reductase yields the protein MHYTPNDNRYQEMEYRRSGYSGIKLPAISLGLWQNFGHNNDFENSRQLIQTAFDAGITHFDLANNYGPPPGSAEENFGKIVQRDFKNYRDEMIISSKAGYTMWSGPYGDWGSKKYLVSSLDQSLKRMQLDYVDIFYHHRPDPETPLEETMATLSLLVQQGKALYVGISNYKTSEAKQAIDLLRDMGTPCLIHQPKYSMFERWVEESLLDLLDEEAVGCIPFSPLAQGLLTDKYLHGIPKDSRAASDSISLHESDITPEKIEKIKALHEIASQRNQKLAQMAVSWLLNKPQVTSVLIGASKVSQIQDAIEAVKHQQFSEQELRQIDLILAT from the coding sequence ATGCATTATACACCGAATGACAATCGATATCAAGAAATGGAATACCGCCGCTCAGGTTATTCTGGAATAAAACTACCCGCAATTTCCTTGGGATTATGGCAGAATTTCGGCCATAATAATGATTTTGAAAACAGTCGACAACTAATCCAAACAGCCTTTGATGCTGGTATCACACATTTTGATTTGGCCAATAACTATGGTCCGCCTCCAGGCTCTGCAGAGGAGAACTTCGGGAAAATAGTACAACGTGACTTCAAAAATTATCGTGATGAAATGATTATTTCGTCTAAAGCTGGATATACCATGTGGAGTGGCCCTTATGGAGATTGGGGATCAAAAAAATATCTGGTTTCCAGTTTAGATCAAAGTCTAAAAAGAATGCAGCTTGATTACGTTGATATTTTCTATCACCATAGACCTGATCCTGAAACACCACTAGAAGAAACGATGGCCACCTTAAGTCTTCTTGTGCAACAAGGAAAAGCACTCTATGTAGGTATATCGAACTATAAAACCTCTGAAGCGAAGCAAGCAATAGATCTATTGAGAGATATGGGCACTCCCTGCTTGATTCACCAGCCCAAATATTCCATGTTCGAACGCTGGGTTGAAGAAAGTTTATTGGATCTTCTGGACGAAGAAGCCGTGGGATGTATTCCTTTCTCACCATTGGCACAAGGTCTATTGACAGATAAATACCTTCACGGTATTCCCAAAGATTCCCGTGCAGCTTCTGACAGCATATCTTTACATGAAAGTGATATCACACCGGAAAAAATTGAAAAAATAAAAGCCCTACATGAAATTGCTTCCCAAAGGAATCAAAAACTAGCGCAAATGGCGGTGTCTTGGTTATTGAATAAACCGCAGGTGACTTCAGTTTTGATTGGAGCAAGTAAGGTAAGTCAAATTCAAGATGCAATAGAAGCCGTGAAACACCAACAATTCTCAGAACAAGAATTAAGACAGATTGACCTGATTTTAGCGACATAA
- the serS gene encoding serine--tRNA ligase — protein MLQLNYIRENRDKVIERLGVKNFKETGLVDEIIALDEQRRKIQTESDALSAEANSSAKKIGELMRQGKKEEAEAVKSQSSGYKEQIKQLIELLNTIEQELNAKIVQLPNLPHETVPLGVAADDNEVVLEHGAVPVLSEDAVSHWDLLTKYDIVDLELGVKVTGAGFPVYKGKGARLQRALINFFLDEAAKVGYEEVQVPIMVNEASAFATGQLPDKEGQMYHVTHDDLYLIPTAEVPVTNMYRDVIVKEEQFPIRHCAYTPCFRREAGSYGAHVRGLNRLHQFDKVETVQIVHPDKSYEVLEEMSAYVQGLLQKLELPYRVLRLCGGDMSFTSALTYDLEVYSAAQKRWLEVSSVSNFETYQSNRLKVRFKNEDGKMQLAHTLNGSALALPRIVASLLENNQSEKGIKIPKVLVPYTGFEYID, from the coding sequence ATGTTGCAATTGAATTATATCCGTGAAAACAGGGATAAGGTAATCGAGAGATTAGGTGTCAAAAATTTTAAGGAAACTGGATTAGTTGATGAAATCATCGCATTGGATGAACAACGTCGCAAGATTCAGACCGAATCAGATGCCCTTTCAGCTGAAGCAAATTCATCCGCAAAAAAAATCGGAGAATTGATGCGTCAAGGTAAAAAAGAAGAAGCTGAAGCCGTGAAATCCCAATCCTCAGGATATAAGGAACAAATCAAACAACTTATTGAACTGTTGAATACGATCGAGCAGGAATTGAATGCTAAGATCGTTCAACTCCCTAACCTTCCACATGAGACTGTCCCACTTGGTGTTGCTGCAGACGACAATGAGGTGGTGTTAGAGCACGGTGCTGTGCCTGTATTGTCAGAAGATGCCGTAAGCCATTGGGATCTATTGACTAAATACGATATTGTCGATTTAGAATTAGGTGTTAAGGTAACAGGAGCAGGTTTTCCAGTATATAAAGGAAAAGGTGCGCGTTTGCAACGTGCATTAATCAACTTCTTTTTAGATGAGGCTGCAAAAGTAGGATATGAAGAAGTGCAGGTACCCATTATGGTAAATGAAGCTTCGGCTTTTGCTACTGGACAGTTACCAGACAAAGAAGGACAGATGTATCATGTGACACATGATGACCTATATTTAATTCCAACGGCAGAGGTTCCAGTTACGAATATGTACCGTGATGTGATTGTTAAGGAAGAGCAATTCCCAATCAGACACTGTGCTTATACACCATGTTTCCGCCGTGAAGCAGGTTCATATGGGGCGCATGTCCGCGGATTGAATCGCTTGCATCAGTTTGATAAAGTAGAAACGGTACAAATCGTTCATCCAGATAAATCTTATGAGGTGTTAGAAGAGATGAGTGCTTATGTACAAGGATTATTGCAGAAATTAGAATTACCTTATCGTGTATTGCGCTTATGCGGTGGCGATATGAGTTTCACGTCAGCTTTGACTTACGATTTGGAAGTATATAGTGCTGCCCAAAAACGTTGGTTAGAGGTTTCTTCAGTTTCAAACTTTGAAACTTACCAATCTAATCGATTGAAAGTGAGATTTAAAAATGAAGACGGTAAAATGCAATTGGCGCATACTTTAAATGGATCAGCATTAGCGTTACCACGTATAGTTGCTTCATTATTAGAAAATAATCAGTCTGAAAAGGGAATTAAAATACCAAAAGTATTGGTTCCATATACGGGTTTTGAATATATCGATTAA
- a CDS encoding SusC/RagA family TonB-linked outer membrane protein: protein MKQTLLSFLLGGMILSSVAFAQEKKISGRVTSTTGQAVPGVTVVVQGTNQATQTDANGNYSLNVPAGKVVLFRSIGFGEKTILVNNNTSVFNISLEDNTNTIEEVVVTAMGQSRQKRSLSYATQEVKGSKLTEAANSNLATALQGKVSGVQVTPSSGMPGASANITIRGARSFTGNNSPLYVVDGMPISSGNDVSTGNGVTGSDYASRGLDIDPNDIESINILKGQAASALYGMRASNGVILITTKSGKGKQGKPQISYNSNVSFDKVSVLPDFQNTYAQGAGGKYSPMASTAWGQRIDQLHLDPVYGGNVDNDYTKKYGKHEGMYYVPQRANAGLDPWATPQAYNNAKEFFDIGRTFNNSFNIVQGFDKGSYAMSLGATNADGIVPSTGMDRYTAKLAGEAKLSDKWTTGFSGNYVNSRITKQTGANNGIMATLFGAPSSYDLKGIPSHYLNNPAQQNTYRSTGGFDGAYWATENNKFSEDTQRFFGNGFGQYATDLGENQKLTLKYQAGVDSYTSNYTDLFGYGHSNGKGEVENYHISVTEWNSLGTAAYNWKINDDLVFDAMVGNEIVNRVRRRDYAFGMNFNFPGWDNINNASTVTTEQNLRRTRTFGTFGSLALAYKNMLFFNATGRNDIVSSMPRNNRSFFYPSVSAGFVFTELESLKNSILTMGKIRASFAEVGQAGDYYESYYDKPVYGGGFSSGTPILYPINSDGITSYTPYSKVYDPNLRPQNTQAIEVGTDLTFLNGLINMNYTFSRQNVKDQIFDVPLAASTGYSSLVTNGGKIHTNVHELTLAVAPYRSGDFKWDFAFNFTKIDNYVDELKEGVNSIFMGGFVEPQVRAGIGYKFPVIYGVSYLRNEADQIVVDENGLPQAGEEKVIGNVSPDFNLGFNTNFEYKKFRLSAVIDWKQGGQMFHGTAGVLGYYGVTQQSADYRNGDGFLFELPAVKANGEVNDIMIDAHPEFDANGKQTNTDAFKYFTAMNDISESSIRGTSFVKLREIAVGYPVYQNSKIKVDVNAFARNIILWSELKGYDPEVSQGNTNMSGAFERFSLPGTSSYGLGVNIKF, encoded by the coding sequence ATGAAACAAACATTACTTAGTTTTCTTTTAGGGGGGATGATATTATCATCAGTAGCATTCGCTCAAGAGAAAAAGATTAGTGGCCGTGTAACATCAACAACTGGTCAAGCAGTACCAGGCGTTACTGTTGTTGTACAAGGTACTAATCAAGCTACTCAAACTGATGCAAACGGTAACTATTCATTGAATGTACCTGCAGGTAAGGTAGTTTTATTTCGCTCCATTGGTTTTGGCGAAAAAACAATCCTTGTTAACAACAATACTTCTGTATTCAATATTTCATTAGAAGATAATACCAATACGATTGAAGAAGTTGTGGTTACGGCAATGGGTCAATCTCGTCAAAAGAGATCATTAAGTTATGCAACGCAAGAAGTAAAAGGTAGCAAATTGACAGAAGCTGCTAACAGTAACTTAGCAACAGCATTACAAGGTAAAGTATCAGGAGTACAGGTAACACCTTCATCAGGTATGCCGGGTGCATCTGCTAACATTACGATTCGTGGAGCGCGCTCATTCACGGGTAACAACTCACCACTATATGTAGTGGATGGTATGCCTATTTCTTCTGGAAATGATGTTTCTACAGGAAATGGCGTAACAGGATCCGATTATGCTTCTAGAGGTTTGGATATCGATCCAAACGATATCGAGAGCATCAATATCTTGAAAGGACAAGCAGCATCTGCATTATATGGTATGCGTGCATCCAATGGTGTTATCTTGATTACGACTAAAAGTGGAAAAGGAAAGCAAGGGAAACCTCAGATTTCTTATAATTCTAATGTTTCTTTTGATAAAGTATCTGTTCTTCCAGATTTTCAAAATACGTATGCACAAGGGGCAGGTGGCAAATATTCGCCAATGGCTTCAACGGCATGGGGACAACGTATCGATCAATTGCATTTAGATCCAGTGTATGGTGGAAATGTTGATAATGACTATACAAAGAAATATGGTAAGCATGAAGGAATGTATTATGTGCCGCAACGTGCAAATGCAGGATTAGATCCATGGGCTACGCCACAAGCATACAATAATGCGAAAGAATTCTTCGATATCGGACGTACTTTTAACAACTCTTTCAATATTGTGCAAGGGTTTGACAAAGGAAGTTATGCGATGTCCTTAGGAGCGACTAATGCCGATGGTATAGTGCCATCTACAGGTATGGATCGTTATACGGCAAAATTAGCTGGTGAAGCTAAATTATCGGATAAATGGACAACAGGATTCTCTGGTAATTATGTCAATTCAAGAATCACAAAACAAACAGGTGCCAATAATGGTATCATGGCTACATTATTTGGAGCTCCTTCGTCTTACGACTTAAAGGGAATCCCTTCTCACTATTTAAATAATCCTGCACAACAAAATACATACCGTAGTACAGGAGGGTTCGATGGGGCATATTGGGCTACTGAGAACAATAAATTCTCTGAAGATACGCAACGTTTTTTTGGTAATGGATTTGGTCAATATGCGACTGATTTAGGAGAAAATCAAAAATTGACATTGAAATACCAAGCAGGTGTTGATTCTTATACATCCAATTATACCGATCTTTTTGGTTATGGACATTCCAATGGAAAAGGAGAAGTGGAGAACTACCATATCTCGGTAACGGAGTGGAACTCATTGGGTACTGCAGCATACAACTGGAAAATTAACGATGATTTAGTTTTCGATGCGATGGTTGGTAATGAAATAGTTAATCGTGTACGTAGAAGAGATTATGCCTTTGGTATGAACTTCAACTTTCCAGGATGGGATAATATCAATAATGCCTCAACAGTTACTACAGAGCAGAACTTACGCCGTACGCGTACATTCGGTACTTTTGGTAGTTTAGCGTTAGCGTACAAGAACATGTTGTTCTTTAACGCAACAGGTCGTAACGATATCGTTTCTTCGATGCCACGTAACAATCGTTCGTTCTTCTATCCATCAGTATCGGCTGGTTTTGTTTTCACAGAACTAGAAAGCCTTAAGAATTCTATCCTAACCATGGGTAAGATCAGGGCTTCATTTGCCGAAGTAGGACAAGCAGGTGATTACTATGAAAGTTATTATGACAAGCCCGTATATGGTGGTGGTTTCTCATCAGGTACTCCTATTTTGTACCCAATCAATAGTGATGGAATAACATCTTATACTCCGTATTCTAAAGTTTATGATCCAAACTTGAGACCTCAAAATACGCAAGCAATTGAGGTGGGTACAGATTTGACTTTCTTGAACGGATTGATCAATATGAACTATACGTTCTCACGTCAGAATGTAAAAGATCAGATTTTTGATGTGCCATTGGCAGCTTCTACTGGTTATTCAAGTTTAGTAACCAATGGTGGAAAAATCCATACGAATGTTCATGAGTTAACTTTAGCAGTTGCTCCTTACCGTTCTGGTGATTTCAAATGGGATTTTGCTTTTAACTTCACTAAAATAGACAACTACGTAGATGAGTTGAAAGAAGGAGTAAACAGTATCTTCATGGGTGGCTTCGTAGAACCACAGGTACGTGCAGGTATTGGTTATAAATTCCCGGTTATTTATGGAGTTTCTTACTTAAGAAACGAGGCAGATCAGATTGTTGTAGATGAAAACGGCTTACCACAAGCTGGTGAAGAAAAAGTAATTGGTAATGTATCTCCTGATTTCAATTTAGGTTTCAATACAAACTTTGAATACAAAAAATTCCGTTTATCAGCAGTGATTGATTGGAAACAAGGTGGACAGATGTTCCATGGAACAGCAGGAGTATTGGGTTATTATGGTGTCACGCAACAGTCTGCAGATTACCGTAATGGGGATGGATTTTTATTCGAATTGCCAGCGGTGAAAGCTAACGGTGAAGTGAATGATATTATGATCGATGCACATCCTGAATTTGATGCAAATGGTAAGCAAACGAATACAGATGCCTTCAAATATTTCACTGCAATGAATGATATTTCCGAATCATCGATTCGTGGTACCTCATTCGTGAAATTGCGTGAAATTGCAGTAGGTTACCCAGTATATCAAAATTCAAAAATCAAAGTAGATGTCAATGCATTTGCACGTAATATCATTCTTTGGTCTGAACTGAAAGGATATGATCCTGAAGTATCTCAAGGAAACACCAATATGTCAGGTGCATTTGAACGTTTCTCTCTTCCAGGAACCTCAAGTTATGGTCTAGGTGTAAACATTAAATTCTAA
- a CDS encoding SusD/RagB family nutrient-binding outer membrane lipoprotein, translated as MKFKLNIVGLLAMGVLAAPVVFTSCSEDAMDNINENVDKPKDVQAKFILTDVITRTAFSNVGGDFNTYLSSYVEHEIGTHNQLWNAEQRGNSVAVASTFNNTWGNVYTTLRDARLVIEKCSVGGSQEGNYATLGMGQVMAAYNLALLTDLFGDVPYSEGFNPLEVRNPKLDKQEDLYKQVNAYLDAAIENLPKGDTHGTGSAGGQDLLFRGNANSWLKFAHGLKARYAMRLLKTTVGNQDVLNTVINHVDKSFANANEEAKFTEYSTANLNPLFDFQWSRDGLAASRSIVDKMIDRKDPRLTRNFMTPPKTINRVTNWIQVSDLATNKAAYDSLAVNGQNEQVQNKYLTSTFVYAQTAPTQLLSYHELQFLKAEAMQRLGQGTSAIEPVLKNAITAAIKNSEIAVNAAFSAATVLNSGNIIETSADLNDADISNYFEDNVKPLFVANPLKEIANQKYLGFFGASGESTEMYNDIRRWKANGEELIELKNPGKFPLRLPYGSDDTTTNPYVQAAYGNGQYVFTENVWWAGGTR; from the coding sequence ATGAAATTTAAATTAAATATAGTAGGATTATTAGCTATGGGAGTATTAGCTGCTCCAGTGGTTTTTACTTCTTGTTCAGAGGATGCGATGGACAATATCAACGAGAATGTTGATAAACCAAAAGACGTTCAAGCAAAATTTATTTTAACAGACGTCATTACACGTACTGCATTTTCAAATGTTGGTGGTGATTTCAATACGTATTTATCAAGTTATGTGGAGCACGAAATAGGTACGCATAATCAATTGTGGAATGCGGAACAAAGAGGTAACTCGGTAGCTGTAGCTTCCACTTTCAATAATACTTGGGGAAATGTGTATACCACATTGCGCGATGCTCGTTTAGTCATTGAAAAATGTTCAGTTGGTGGAAGCCAAGAGGGGAACTATGCCACTTTAGGTATGGGTCAGGTTATGGCAGCGTATAACTTAGCATTGTTGACCGATTTGTTTGGTGATGTACCTTATTCTGAAGGATTCAATCCTTTAGAAGTTCGTAATCCAAAATTGGATAAACAAGAAGATTTGTACAAACAGGTCAATGCCTACTTAGATGCAGCAATTGAAAATCTACCGAAAGGAGATACGCATGGAACTGGATCAGCAGGAGGGCAAGATTTATTATTCAGAGGAAATGCAAATAGTTGGTTGAAATTTGCACATGGCCTAAAAGCACGTTATGCGATGCGTTTGTTGAAAACTACTGTTGGTAATCAAGATGTGTTGAATACGGTAATTAATCATGTGGACAAATCATTTGCCAATGCAAATGAGGAAGCAAAATTTACAGAATATAGTACGGCTAACTTAAATCCATTATTTGACTTTCAATGGTCTAGAGATGGATTGGCTGCTAGTAGAAGTATCGTAGACAAAATGATCGATCGTAAAGATCCACGTTTGACTCGTAATTTTATGACGCCACCAAAAACAATTAATCGTGTAACTAATTGGATTCAAGTTTCGGATCTCGCGACCAATAAAGCGGCCTATGATTCATTAGCTGTGAATGGTCAAAATGAGCAAGTTCAGAATAAATATTTGACATCTACATTTGTTTACGCGCAGACTGCTCCAACGCAATTGTTGAGTTATCATGAATTGCAGTTTTTGAAGGCAGAAGCAATGCAACGTTTAGGTCAAGGTACTAGCGCTATTGAACCTGTATTAAAGAATGCGATAACAGCTGCAATTAAAAATTCAGAGATCGCTGTAAATGCAGCTTTTTCAGCAGCTACTGTTCTTAACAGTGGAAATATTATTGAAACTTCAGCAGATTTAAATGATGCGGATATTTCAAATTATTTTGAGGACAACGTAAAACCATTATTTGTAGCTAATCCTTTAAAAGAAATTGCTAATCAAAAATACTTAGGTTTCTTTGGAGCATCAGGTGAGTCTACAGAGATGTACAACGATATCCGTCGTTGGAAAGCAAATGGAGAAGAATTGATCGAGTTGAAAAACCCAGGTAAGTTCCCATTGCGTTTGCCATATGGTAGCGATGATACGACAACAAACCCTTATGTTCAAGCTGCATACGGTAATGGGCAATATGTCTTTACTGAAAATGTATGGTGGGCTGGTGGAACAAGATAA